A genomic window from Mesorhizobium sp. 131-2-1 includes:
- a CDS encoding alpha-D-glucose phosphate-specific phosphoglucomutase, protein MIRTVPTKPYLDQKPGTSGLRKKVPVFQQEHYAENFIQSIFDALEGFEGKTLVIGGDGRFYNREVIQTAIAMAAANGFGKVMVGQGGILSTPAASNVIRKYKTFGGIILSASHNPGGPHEDFGIKYNAGNGGPAPEKITDAIFEKTKTISSFKIADIGAIDIDTIGTVKASGMAVEVIDPVTDYAELMESLFDFDAIRANFKYGFRMRFDAMHAVTGPYAKEILERRLGAPSGTCRNFKPLPDFGGHHPDPNLVHAKHLYDEMMGPDAPDFGAASDGDGDRNLIIGKGIFVTPSDSVAMLAANAHLAPGYKDGLKGIARSMPTSGAADRVAEKLGIGIYETPTGWKFFGNLLDAGMATICGEESAGTGSNHVREKDGLWAVLLWLNILAVRGESAKQIVTEHWATYGRNYYSRHDYEEVETERANRLVDELRAKLASLPGTSVRGLKIANADDFAYLDPVDGSVSKNQGIRILFEGGSRVVFRLSGTGTSGATLRVYIERYEPDKARHDLDTQEALADLIAAADDIAGIKSHTGRDKPSVIT, encoded by the coding sequence ATGATACGGACCGTCCCCACCAAACCCTATCTTGACCAGAAGCCCGGCACCTCAGGCCTGCGCAAGAAGGTGCCGGTGTTCCAGCAGGAGCACTATGCCGAGAACTTCATCCAGTCGATCTTCGACGCGCTTGAAGGTTTTGAAGGAAAGACGCTGGTGATCGGCGGCGATGGCCGCTTCTACAACCGCGAGGTCATCCAGACGGCCATCGCCATGGCCGCCGCCAACGGCTTCGGCAAGGTCATGGTCGGGCAGGGCGGCATCCTGTCGACGCCGGCCGCCTCCAACGTCATCCGCAAATACAAGACCTTCGGCGGCATCATCCTGTCGGCCAGCCACAATCCGGGCGGCCCGCACGAGGATTTCGGCATCAAGTACAACGCCGGCAATGGCGGCCCGGCGCCGGAGAAGATCACCGACGCCATCTTCGAGAAGACCAAGACGATTTCGAGCTTCAAGATCGCCGACATCGGCGCGATCGACATCGACACGATCGGCACCGTCAAGGCCAGCGGCATGGCGGTCGAGGTGATCGACCCGGTCACCGACTATGCCGAGCTGATGGAAAGCCTGTTCGACTTCGACGCCATCCGCGCCAATTTCAAATATGGCTTCCGCATGCGCTTCGACGCCATGCATGCGGTGACTGGCCCCTATGCCAAGGAAATTCTCGAGCGCCGGCTCGGTGCGCCCAGCGGCACCTGCCGCAATTTCAAGCCGCTGCCGGACTTCGGCGGCCATCATCCCGATCCGAACCTGGTGCATGCCAAGCATCTCTACGACGAGATGATGGGGCCGGACGCGCCGGACTTCGGCGCCGCCTCCGACGGCGACGGCGACCGCAATCTGATCATCGGCAAGGGCATTTTCGTCACACCGTCGGACTCGGTGGCGATGCTCGCCGCCAACGCGCATCTGGCGCCGGGCTACAAGGACGGCCTGAAGGGTATCGCCCGCTCGATGCCGACCAGCGGCGCGGCCGACCGCGTCGCCGAAAAGCTCGGCATCGGCATCTACGAGACGCCGACCGGCTGGAAGTTCTTCGGCAATCTGCTCGATGCCGGCATGGCGACGATCTGCGGCGAGGAAAGTGCCGGCACCGGCTCCAACCATGTGCGTGAGAAGGATGGTCTGTGGGCGGTGCTGTTGTGGCTCAACATCCTCGCCGTGCGCGGCGAGAGCGCCAAGCAGATCGTCACCGAGCACTGGGCGACTTACGGCCGCAACTACTATTCCCGCCACGACTATGAGGAAGTCGAGACCGAGCGCGCCAATAGACTGGTCGACGAGCTGCGCGCCAAGCTCGCTTCGCTGCCCGGCACCAGCGTGCGCGGCCTGAAGATCGCCAACGCCGATGACTTCGCCTACCTCGATCCGGTCGACGGCTCGGTGAGCAAGAACCAGGGCATCAGGATCCTGTTCGAAGGCGGCTCGCGCGTCGTCTTCCGCCTTTCCGGCACCGGCACGTCAGGTGCGACGCTACGCGTCTACATCGAGCGCTACGAGCCGGACAAGGCAAGGCACGATCTCGACACGCAGGAGGCGCTGGCCGACCTCATCGCCGCCGCCGATGACATCGCCGGGATCAAGAGCCACACCGGCCGCGACAAGCCGAGCGTGATTACTTGA